From the Selenomonas timonae genome, one window contains:
- the xseB gene encoding exodeoxyribonuclease VII small subunit, translated as MARKKEMAFEDAIGALEQIVAEIETGELPLADLMAKYSEGIKLSDFCMKSLKRAEETMDLLVKETADGVSEEKLEIGG; from the coding sequence ATGGCGCGTAAGAAAGAAATGGCGTTCGAGGATGCAATCGGCGCATTGGAGCAGATTGTCGCGGAGATTGAGACGGGGGAGCTGCCGCTTGCCGATCTCATGGCGAAGTATTCGGAGGGGATCAAGCTGTCCGACTTTTGCATGAAGTCCCTCAAACGCGCCGAGGAGACGATGGATCTTCTCGTGAAGGAGACGGCGGACGGCGTCTCCGAAGAGAAGCTGGAGATCGGAGGCTGA
- a CDS encoding polyprenyl synthetase family protein, with the protein MKELWKARQALVERALEAELAKTDILDPILRESMSYSLMAGGKRLRPILLMAAADAVGADGTKFLPVAAALEMIHTYSLIHDDLPAMDDDDYRRGKKTNHMVYGDGIAILAGDALLTLAFSVILRQKNVPAEALLRVVDEISRAAGAEGMVGGQVLDLRAEGVRITMDELRRMHMGKTGALFHAALRSGAILAGATEKQLAALTAYADHFGLAFQITDDILDVIGTAEDIGKPVGSDEKNHKSTYVTLTSLAEAQELARRTVEEATDALAVFGAEADFLRELVAYLVNRKQ; encoded by the coding sequence ATGAAGGAACTTTGGAAAGCGCGTCAGGCGCTTGTCGAGCGTGCGTTGGAGGCGGAGCTGGCGAAGACAGACATTCTGGATCCGATCCTGCGGGAGTCGATGTCATACAGCCTCATGGCGGGCGGCAAGCGCCTGCGGCCAATCCTCCTGATGGCTGCGGCGGATGCCGTGGGTGCGGACGGGACGAAGTTCCTGCCCGTTGCAGCCGCGCTCGAGATGATTCATACCTATTCGCTCATTCATGACGATCTGCCCGCGATGGACGATGACGACTATCGTCGCGGGAAGAAGACGAATCATATGGTATATGGGGACGGCATTGCCATCCTTGCGGGTGATGCTCTTCTCACGCTGGCATTCTCGGTAATCCTGCGGCAGAAGAATGTGCCCGCCGAGGCGCTCTTGCGCGTGGTGGATGAGATTAGCCGTGCGGCGGGTGCTGAGGGCATGGTCGGCGGGCAGGTATTGGATCTCAGAGCCGAGGGCGTGCGAATCACGATGGATGAGCTGCGCCGCATGCATATGGGAAAGACGGGCGCACTCTTTCACGCGGCACTGCGCAGCGGGGCGATCCTCGCGGGCGCGACGGAGAAGCAGCTTGCGGCGCTCACGGCATACGCCGACCACTTCGGGCTCGCATTCCAGATCACGGACGACATTCTCGATGTGATCGGGACGGCGGAGGACATCGGCAAGCCCGTCGGCAGTGATGAGAAGAATCACAAGTCGACCTATGTGACGCTGACCTCACTCGCCGAGGCGCAGGAGCTTGCGCGCCGCACGGTGGAGGAGGCGACTGATGCACTCGCCGTAT